The Megalops cyprinoides isolate fMegCyp1 chromosome 22, fMegCyp1.pri, whole genome shotgun sequence genome contains a region encoding:
- the LOC118769513 gene encoding erythroblast NAD(P)(+)--arginine ADP-ribosyltransferase-like, whose translation MVQASYIPSATTIIQPRVTVHNTESTDCIFLSVHTGCALLSVLQVTSEERQMSMSPSAVDDQFSGCRAEMWEKVMGKGGLLEQELQGSSVFQKVWSAASCSETIPGGRLEHTLAMEVYSRASSTFRKEFNSAVESRGANSSVYRSSFPFKSLHFLLTEALQLLKPNQSLTTYRGSQHQYKAEVGTEVRFGRFTSTREERSHAEEDADSGTLFVITSRAAVSVEKPPCATKDIEFLIPPFEVFKVESVEIKEDYTEITLNHTRFHSYHDCYLFPRWSFTDRTVQQVTSEERQMSMSPSAVDDRFSGCRAEMREKVMGRRGLLEQELQGNSSFQKVWSAASCSKPIPGGRLEHARAIEVYSCASSTFRKEFNSEVESQGGNSSVYSSSFPFKSLHFLLTEALQLLKPNQSVTTYREKNEAMLKKMQILGPCSSSPAELQCVWRNNPAPPRTSSS comes from the exons ATGGTCCAGGCGTCCTATATCCCCAGTGCCACAACCATCATACAACCACGCGTAACAGTCCACAACACGGAGTCCA CTGACTGTATATTTCTGTCTGTACACACTGGgtgtgctctcctctctgtactGCAGGTGACTTCAGAGGAGAGGCAGATGAGCATGTCTCCCAGTGCAGTGGATGATCAGTTCTCAGGGTGTCGGGCAGAGATGTGGGAGAAGGtcatggggaagggggggctgctggagcaggagctacagggcagcagtgtgtttcagAAGGTGTGGAGCGCAGCAAGTTGCAGCGAAACCATCCCAGGTGGCAGGCTGGAGCACACTCTGGCCATGGAGGTGTACAGTCGCGCAAGCAGTACATTCCGCAAAGAATTCAATTCAGCGGTCGAGTCCCGCGGCGCGAACAGCAGCGTCTACAGAAGCAGCTTCCCCTTCAAGTCCCTCCACTTCCTGCTGACGGAGgcgctgcagctgctgaagccGAATCAGAGTCTCACCACGTACCGCGGTTCACAGCACCAATACAAAGCGGAGGTGGGAACCGAGGTGCGATTTGGGCGGTTCACCTCCACCAGAGAAGAACGAAGCCATGCTGAAGAAGATGCAGATTCTGGGACCCTGTTCGTCATCACCAGCCGAGCTGCAGTGAGTGTGGAGAAACCACCCTGTGCCACCAAGGATATCGAGTTCCTGATCCCCCCTTTCGAGGTGTTTAAAGTGGAGAGTGTGGAGATCAAAGAGGATTACACAGAGATCACTCTGAACCACACACGCTTTCACAGCTACCACGACTGTTACCTCTTCCCCAG GTGGTCATTTACAGACAGGACGGTACAGCAG gtgaCTTCAGAGGAGAGGCAGATGAGCATGTCTCCCAGTGCAGTGGATGATCGGTTCTCAGGGTGTCGGGCAGAGATGCGGGAGAAGGTCATGGGGAGGCGGGggctgctggagcaggagctgcagggcaACAGCTCGTTTCAGAAGGTGTGGAGCGCAGCAAGTTGCAGCAAACCCATCCCAGGTGGCAGGCTGGAGCACGCTCGGGCAATCGAGGTGTACAGTTGTGCAAGCAGTACATTCCGCAAAGAATTCAATTCAGAGGTCGAGTCCCAAGGTGGGAACAGCAGCGTCTACAGCAGCAGCTTCCCCTTCAAGTCCCTCCACTTCCTGCTGACGGAGgcgctgcagctgctgaagccGAATCAGAGTGTCACCACGTACCGCG AGAAGAACGAAGCCATGCTGAAGAAGATGCAGATTCTGGGACCCTGTTCGTCATCACCAGCcgagctgcagtgtgtgtggagaaaCAACCCTGCACCACCAAGGACATCAAGTTCCTGA
- the LOC118769645 gene encoding N-acyl-aromatic-L-amino acid amidohydrolase (carboxylate-forming) B-like, with protein sequence MEPVSLPALPRVAFCGGTHGNELSGVYLVRQWQKKKKLEAESVGVTTVMSNLRAVQQCRRYVEKDLNRCFTTATLSTPVSGETPYEVVRAQELNALLGPKGSDGAMDLICDLHNTTANTGLCLISNSGSDWICLHIYKYLQMKMSSVPVRFLSTSVPSPEAYTLASVGKHSLMMEIGPQPHGLVRADILSAMEEGVQLMLEWIQLFNSGTEFEGGVVEVHTFVRNIDYPRDSETHDITGVIHPQLQDRDFCLLHPGDPLFLLFSGETERYGGEEPLYALFVNESAYYEKGTALTLARRKRVEIPPLRVKRD encoded by the exons ATGGAGCCAGTCAGTCTTCCAGCCTTGCCCCGGGTGGCCTTCTGTGGCGGTACCCATGGCAATGAGCTGTCTGGAGTTTACCTGGTGCGACAGtggcagaagaagaagaagctggaggCGGAGTCTGTCGGCGTGACGACCGTGATGTCAAACCTGCGAGCAGTGCAGCAGTGCAGGAGATACGTAGAGAAGGACCTCAACCGCTGCTTCACTACCGCCACCCTCAG CACCCCAGTTTCGGGTGAGACGCCTTACGAGGTTGTCCGGGCGCAGGAGCTGAACGCCCTTCTGGGGCCGAAGGGCAGCGATGGGGCGATGGACTTGATCTGTGATCTCCACAACACCACGGCCAACACGGGCCTGTGCCTCATCTCCAATTCGGGCAGCGATTGGATCTGCCTGCACATCTACAAGTACCTCCAG ATGAAGATGTCTTCAGTTCCTGTGAGGTTCCTCAGTACCAGTGTCCCTTCTCCAGAGGCCTACACCCTTGCATCTGTGGGCAAACACAGCCTGA TGATGGAAATTGGCCCACAGCCTCACGGTCTGGTCAGAGCTGACATCTTGAGTGCCATGGAGGAGGGAGTCCAGCTGATGCTGGAATGGATCCAGCTCTTCAACTCAG GTACAGAGTTTGAGGGAGGAGTGGTGGAGGTGCACACCTTTGTGCGGAATATTGATTATCCAAGAGACTCAGAGACCCATGACATCACAGGTGTCATTCATCCTCAGCTTCAG gaccgtgacttctgcctcctgcaccCAGGTGATCCCCTGTTCCTGTTGTTCTCTGGAGAGACGGAGAGGTACGGGGGAGAGGAGCCTCTCTACGCGCTGTTTGTGAACGAGAGCGCATACTACGAGAAGGGTACCGCTCTCACACTCGCCCGCAGGAAGAGAGTGGAGATTCCTCCACTGCGTGTgaagagagactga